Below is a genomic region from Brassica oleracea var. oleracea cultivar TO1000 chromosome C9, BOL, whole genome shotgun sequence.
ACAAAAATATCATTTTCAGAATTCAGACAACCAGTTTTGTCTCATTTTTTTCTTCTATATCTTTTTTTGTAAGAAGAGAAGAACAAAATGTCGTTCTCTCCCTCTCGGCTCTCGATCTCCCCGGTGTGTTACGAAGAGCCGTCGGTGATAATACGTTACGATTATTCTTAAACCTGCTAGTACACACACTAACATGTATTGACTGCAAATTAGTGGGAATTAATGCTAATTAAAATTGAGTTCATTAAAAATTACTCAATTCTATTATTTTATTATTATTATTCTATCCCCCAATAATGTTTATTCGCATAAAAAAGGCTGTCATTTTGGCGTTAAATCTTTCCCTACCTTATTTTGCTTATTTATTCTTGGTAGAAAATTATTTTATTCTATTAAAAAAATATAATAACTCAGTCTTTGTCCACTATCATTTATACTCTTCTTCCAATCAAAACAAAAAGAAAAACTTCTCCTCTGTGGTCAATAACTCTTCTCCTTTCTCTCTTCTTCTGCTTTTTTTCTCAATATCAGGTTGCACTTGGCGCGAAAAGTTCTTCTCTTTTCGGACAGCTTTTCTTTCAGTTCCGTTTTCAGACAGCTTTCTGTTTCGTTACAAATAAAGATGCCAGTAAGTACGTGTTCTTATTATGTTTTTTGTTTCTTAAGTCTCTTGTCCTTCTTCCCCTGTCTTGTCCAAGATTGAATTCTAGTTGAAGCTTATAAGTCAAACCCATCAATCGTTTTGGTTTCTCGGTTTCTGGGTCTCCGTCATTTCGATGGATCCGTTGGAAAAATATTTACTTTCTTGGATCTGAACTTTGGAATCAGAGTATTCTGATATGATTTCTTTTTGTATGTTTTTTGGCAGGTGGCATTAGTTTTGCTGCTGGCATTGAGCTGTCTGATTCAGAGTCACGGCGCCGGAAACGTATGCGATCTTGGTCGGAGACCCAACACGAGACCACACAGTGTCTCGATTCTGGAGTTTGGTGCTGTGGGAGATGGGAAAACGTTGAACACAATTGCGTTTCAGAACGCTGTCTTCTATCTAAAGTCTTTTGCTGATAAAGGTGGTGCTCAGCTTTATGTTCCTCCTGGACGGTGGCTCACCGGAAGTTTCAATCTCACCAGTCATCTCACTCTCTTTCTTGAAAAAGACGCCGTCATTCTCGCCTCCCAGGTTTGCCTCCTTCTCCTCCTCTCTTAGTCTAAAGCTTTGATCATTCTAAAGAGTAAGACCAGAGTTTGTTTGGCTTCACTGTTTCATAGAGGTTCTTGATTAGATGCAAAGATTCATGTCTTTTTTCTGATGGTTTGAATCAAAGTCTGTTTCTATTGGGTCGGCAAATCAGACCTAAACGAAACAATTTTTCTAGAAATCGGTCAATGCGCTTAAAAAATCGGTCTAGACGCCCGCCTAATTAATAAGAACATTTATGAATTTGTGTTTTTCATTTTGTCTCTCTGTATAAAGGATCCATTGCATTGGCAAGTTGTGGATCCGTTACCATCATATGGACGAGGCATTGATCTACCTGGGAGGAGATACATGAGTTTAATAAACGGCTATATGCTGCATGATGTAGTAGTGACAGGTTACACATGATTTGAACCTTTCACTTCATTTTGTTTGTTTGTTAATGCTAAATAAAAAAAAACTCACCGTTACATTTCCATGTTTTCTCGGTTTTTTAGGTGATAACGGTACTATAGATGGGCAAGGCCTGCTTTGGTGGGATCGGTTTAATTCTCATTCTTTGAAGCACAGTAGACCGCATCTCGTCGAGTTTGTCTCTTCTGAAAATGTCATTGTCTCAAATCTTACGTTCTTGAATGCTCCTGCTTATACTATCCACTCGGTTTATTGTAGGTAAAAATAGTGTCTGAAACTCCCGTTCTTATCAATATAGCTCCTTTTGGTTTAGTAGAATCTTGACTCTGGTCACTCATATTGTGCAGCCATGTGTACATAAATAAAGTAACAGCTACTACTTCTCCAGAATCTCCTTATACCATCGGCATTGTCCCCGGTTAGTTGTTTTGTGTTTTTTGTTGATTCTTGAAGTGACTTAAATCTCTGTGCACCGGTAAAAGGCCACATACCAATAAAATACCACATTAGTTTACATTTTAGGATTAGGAAAAAAAAATTCAATGAGATAATGTTTCTAAAGGGAAAAAGAATATCGGGTTTTAAGTCTAATATAAAATAGATCTAAGAGATTGTAAATTATTCAATATACAAACTCTAAACGGATATTTGACTCAATTATATTTTGCTCTCTTAAGTTTCTTTGCTTTTTCCGATGTTAATTGGCATTCTGTTCACAAGATTTCTGCCTAGTGAAAATGATATGGCTTCACTTGTTTGAGTTTGCTTTTCCAAATGAAACCTTCTCTTTTGCTTCTTTCAGATTCTTCTGATAATGTGTGCATCCAAGATTCTAGCATCAACATGGGCTATGATGCCATCTCCCTAAA
It encodes:
- the LOC106313336 gene encoding probable polygalacturonase, whose translation is MPVALVLLLALSCLIQSHGAGNVCDLGRRPNTRPHSVSILEFGAVGDGKTLNTIAFQNAVFYLKSFADKGGAQLYVPPGRWLTGSFNLTSHLTLFLEKDAVILASQDPLHWQVVDPLPSYGRGIDLPGRRYMSLINGYMLHDVVVTGDNGTIDGQGLLWWDRFNSHSLKHSRPHLVEFVSSENVIVSNLTFLNAPAYTIHSVYCSHVYINKVTATTSPESPYTIGIVPDSSDNVCIQDSSINMGYDAISLKSGWDEYGISYARPTANVQIQNVYLQAASGSSISFGSEMSGGISDVMVRDAHIRNSVSGVAFRTTKGRGGYMKEIDVSNINMVNVGTAFLANGSFGTHPDSGFDANAYPLVSHIMLHDIVGENISIAGEFFGTKESPFTSVLLSNISLSMSSDSPDDDDSWRCSYVEGSSESVVPEPCFELKSFESSYGRAVAL